Proteins encoded in a region of the Synechococcus sp. BIOS-U3-1 genome:
- the recN gene encoding DNA repair protein RecN, protein MLTGLRLENIALIDSLDLAFDQGFSVLTGETGAGKSILLDALDAVLGGLQTGAGGRLLRSGCDRGVIEASFRPGAAASRWLLEQEITEGEEDLVVSREWRRQEERLSSRSRLNGVMVNRQQLLVLRPLLIDLTVQGQTQQLARPGQQKRWLDQLGGASLDAELTQVRRHWSDWLRCHSELERAENDRLRLDQQREELDLLLAELDRAELDDPEEIDQIEREQDRLVHGVRLQEGLGLLIGRLQDGADQAPSTLDHLLACSHELQQMQSLDPSLTSLSERCLDLESGVQDLIRELEGYGASLDSDPHRLAVLQDRLAELKSLERRHGQDLINLIKRRDELRDRQQSGGVEALLEQLRSQELMACEIRDRSNASLRSQRLAVAAELQERLMALLRPMGLANVRFEVAVEPSEPGESGADAVCFLFSANPGQPMAPLAEVASGGEMSRFLLALKTCLAEVDGSSTLLFDEIDTGVSGRVSGAMADLLRMLSSHRQVFCVTHQPLVAAAADHHFRVSKDVCDGVTHSRVSQLRDTQERQRELAELAGGDCHEAEAYAASLLDQKAA, encoded by the coding sequence GTGCTAACCGGTCTGCGACTCGAAAACATCGCTTTAATCGACAGCCTTGATCTGGCGTTTGATCAGGGCTTTTCCGTGCTGACTGGCGAGACGGGCGCAGGAAAGTCGATCCTGCTTGATGCTCTCGATGCCGTGCTGGGAGGTTTGCAGACAGGTGCAGGCGGGCGCCTGTTGCGTTCCGGCTGTGACCGTGGCGTCATTGAGGCCAGTTTTCGTCCTGGTGCCGCCGCAAGCCGCTGGTTGCTTGAGCAGGAGATCACCGAAGGAGAGGAGGACTTAGTGGTGAGCCGCGAATGGCGGCGCCAGGAGGAACGTCTCAGCAGTCGCTCAAGGCTGAACGGTGTGATGGTCAATCGTCAGCAGTTGTTGGTGCTGCGTCCCCTGCTGATTGATCTCACCGTTCAGGGTCAGACCCAGCAGCTCGCACGTCCGGGCCAGCAGAAACGCTGGCTTGACCAGCTCGGCGGAGCTTCGCTTGACGCCGAGCTCACTCAGGTCCGTCGTCATTGGAGCGACTGGCTTCGTTGTCACTCCGAGCTTGAGCGGGCTGAAAACGATCGGTTGCGGCTGGATCAACAACGTGAGGAGTTGGATCTGCTGCTGGCTGAACTCGACCGAGCTGAGCTTGATGACCCTGAGGAAATCGATCAGATCGAACGGGAACAGGACCGTCTTGTTCATGGTGTGCGCCTGCAGGAGGGTCTGGGTCTGTTGATCGGGCGTCTTCAGGACGGTGCTGATCAGGCACCCTCAACCCTTGATCATCTGCTGGCCTGCAGCCATGAGTTACAGCAGATGCAGAGCCTCGACCCATCGCTGACGTCTCTGAGCGAGCGATGTCTGGATCTTGAATCAGGTGTTCAGGATCTGATCCGGGAACTGGAGGGTTACGGAGCTTCTCTGGACAGTGATCCCCATCGTTTGGCTGTGCTTCAGGACCGTCTGGCCGAGCTCAAGAGCCTGGAACGCCGCCATGGTCAGGATCTGATCAATCTGATCAAGCGTCGCGATGAGCTGCGTGACCGTCAGCAATCCGGTGGTGTTGAGGCATTGCTTGAGCAATTGCGCAGCCAGGAGCTGATGGCTTGCGAGATCCGTGATCGCAGCAATGCTTCTCTGCGTTCACAGCGACTGGCCGTGGCGGCGGAGCTGCAAGAGCGGTTGATGGCTCTTCTCAGGCCCATGGGATTGGCCAATGTGCGTTTCGAGGTCGCCGTTGAGCCATCCGAACCTGGAGAGAGCGGTGCTGATGCTGTGTGCTTCCTGTTCTCAGCCAATCCAGGTCAGCCCATGGCACCGCTCGCTGAAGTGGCTTCCGGGGGTGAGATGTCACGTTTTCTGCTGGCTCTCAAAACCTGTCTTGCCGAGGTGGATGGATCCAGCACCCTGCTGTTCGATGAAATCGATACTGGAGTGAGTGGCCGTGTCAGTGGTGCCATGGCCGATCTGCTTCGCATGTTGTCGAGCCATCGTCAGGTGTTCTGTGTCACCCATCAGCCGCTCGTGGCTGCTGCGGCTGATCATCATTTCCGCGTTAGCAAAGATGTTTGCGATGGGGTCACTCATTCGCGAGTGTCCCAGCTGCGGGACACTCAGGAGCGTCAGCGTGAGCTAGCTGAACTGGCAGGCGGTGATTGCCACGAAGCTGAGGCTTATGCAGCCAGCCTTCTGGATCAGAAAGCAGCATGA